A window from Bacillota bacterium encodes these proteins:
- a CDS encoding ABC transporter substrate-binding protein, with protein MKRGTAVVWALLLVASLVLTSGCAKKPAEQPGAQQPQEKIIKIGMIAPLTGDVKTFGESTKNGFLLALEETGNQVAGYKIEPVMGDDRNDPTEAVNVATKLCTQDKVKAIVGSVASKCSIPVSEVCEANKVVQISPTSTNPRVTVDLGRRKTYVFRACFIDPFQGKVGAKFALDTLKAKTAAVLFDQGNDYVIGLANFFKDAFTAGGGKIVAWEAYTKDDADFSAVLTKIAQKKPDILYLPDYYNKVSLIGKQAREKGIKATFMGGDGWDSSELDFATMEGGYFTNHYSAEDPRPEVKAWVDKYQKKYGSTPDALATLAYDATKLLLKAIENAGPDDSTKIRDAMQKLQMDTVSGKISFDENGDPIKPAVILQVSGGKQKYIATVTP; from the coding sequence GTGAAGCGCGGAACGGCGGTGGTGTGGGCGTTGCTGCTCGTGGCGTCACTGGTGCTTACCTCCGGGTGTGCCAAGAAGCCCGCCGAGCAACCCGGTGCGCAACAGCCGCAGGAGAAGATCATCAAGATAGGGATGATTGCCCCGCTGACCGGAGACGTCAAGACATTCGGAGAGTCCACCAAGAATGGGTTCCTGCTCGCTCTGGAGGAGACGGGGAACCAGGTGGCTGGGTACAAGATCGAGCCGGTGATGGGCGACGATCGGAACGACCCCACGGAAGCAGTGAACGTGGCCACCAAGCTGTGCACCCAGGACAAGGTGAAGGCCATAGTGGGTTCCGTGGCGTCCAAGTGCTCCATTCCGGTTTCTGAGGTCTGCGAGGCCAACAAGGTGGTGCAGATCAGCCCCACTTCCACCAACCCGCGGGTGACCGTTGACCTGGGCCGGCGCAAGACATATGTCTTCCGGGCCTGCTTCATCGACCCGTTCCAGGGCAAGGTGGGCGCCAAGTTCGCGCTGGACACCCTCAAGGCCAAAACTGCCGCCGTACTCTTCGACCAGGGCAACGACTACGTGATCGGGCTGGCCAACTTCTTCAAGGACGCTTTCACAGCCGGTGGGGGCAAGATTGTGGCCTGGGAAGCCTACACGAAGGACGACGCGGACTTCTCGGCCGTCCTCACCAAGATTGCCCAGAAGAAGCCGGACATTCTGTATCTCCCCGACTACTACAACAAGGTCAGCCTGATCGGTAAACAGGCACGCGAGAAGGGTATCAAAGCGACTTTCATGGGCGGGGACGGTTGGGACTCGTCGGAGCTGGACTTCGCCACCATGGAGGGCGGTTACTTCACCAACCACTACTCCGCCGAAGACCCGCGGCCCGAAGTGAAGGCGTGGGTGGACAAGTACCAGAAGAAGTACGGCTCCACTCCTGACGCCCTGGCCACCCTGGCGTACGACGCTACCAAGCTGCTCCTGAAGGCGATCGAGAACGCCGGGCCGGATGATTCCACCAAGATCCGGGATGCGATGCAGAAGCTCCAGATGGATACGGTAAGCGGCAAGATCTCCTTTGACGAGAACGGGGACCCCATCAAACCGGCCGTCATCCTGCAGGTCAGCGGAGGTAAGCAGAAGTACATTGCCACGGTGACGCCGTAA
- a CDS encoding branched-chain amino acid ABC transporter permease, protein MTVVLEQIFNGFQLGFVYALIALGYTMVYGIIRLINFAHGDVFMVGAFLGVFGYTSWRLPFPLAILVSMVMCAVLGVTIERAAYRPLRYAPRIAALISAIGVSLFLEYFCSLKFVFGPNYRVVDRPFAVTSFRVAGANVSNIQVIVAVVVVVLLALLQYMLFHTKIGKAMRAVSQDHDAARLMGINVDNVISATFAIGSALAAAGGVLYAVAYPQIWPFLGIMPGLKAFTAAVLGGIGIVPGAFLGALIMGQVDVLSAAFISSQFRDAVGFSILILVLLVRPTGLLGSRQPEKV, encoded by the coding sequence GTGACTGTTGTTCTCGAGCAGATCTTCAACGGGTTCCAGCTGGGTTTTGTGTACGCCCTCATCGCCCTCGGATACACCATGGTCTACGGCATCATCAGGCTGATAAACTTCGCCCACGGAGACGTCTTCATGGTGGGGGCGTTCCTGGGCGTGTTTGGTTACACCAGCTGGAGGCTGCCCTTTCCCCTGGCCATCCTGGTTTCCATGGTGATGTGCGCCGTGCTGGGAGTGACCATCGAGCGGGCTGCGTACCGGCCCCTGCGTTATGCTCCCCGCATCGCCGCTCTGATCAGCGCCATAGGCGTTTCCCTTTTCCTGGAGTACTTCTGCTCCCTCAAGTTCGTATTCGGTCCCAACTACCGCGTGGTCGACCGGCCCTTCGCGGTCACCAGTTTCAGGGTGGCGGGTGCCAACGTCTCCAACATACAGGTGATCGTGGCCGTGGTTGTGGTCGTACTGCTGGCTTTGCTGCAGTACATGCTCTTCCACACCAAGATCGGCAAGGCCATGCGCGCGGTGTCCCAGGATCATGACGCTGCCCGCCTGATGGGTATCAACGTGGACAACGTGATCTCGGCTACCTTCGCCATCGGGTCGGCACTGGCCGCAGCCGGGGGCGTGCTGTACGCGGTCGCCTACCCGCAGATATGGCCCTTTCTGGGGATCATGCCGGGCCTCAAGGCGTTCACGGCAGCAGTGCTGGGCGGAATCGGGATAGTACCGGGGGCATTCCTGGGCGCCCTCATCATGGGACAGGTGGACGTGCTTTCTGCCGCCTTCATATCGTCCCAGTTCCGGGATGCCGTGGGATTCTCCATACTGATCCTGGTGTTGCTGGTGCGGCCCACGGGACTTTTGGGTTCCCGCCAGCCGGAGAAGGTGTAG